ttaattgttaattatccttataatcaaaattcaaggttgtaataataaatacaaataaaaatagtaaacactatactttttttaacatatttattaattcaaaaatatattttacgtatcATAAAGATGTTGTTACGAACGAATTGTTGTCAAAGTTCAATGATGCCTTTTTTTCAAATCCATCGAATATTTTGgctcaaaatatttgtactgtGTATGACCCATTTCAAATAACATTGTCAAGAAATAGGATTCAAGACCAAATAGTTTctgacaattatttttctacgagagtaattaactaaaaaccTTTTAATGGAGTAATgcagtaataaattacaaaattacttatatttatttaaattagattaaagGTTGCGGAAATCCGATAGGTGATCAAAAATATTCTGGCCGATGTTGGATTTTCGCCTGCTTGAACGTAATACGAGTTccgtttatgaaacattataaaattccaaaatttgaattcagcCAAGCTCACATGTTTTTCTGGGATAaggtacttaattttaataaaaattattcgaataaatttagaaaatgtaaattattatatcatattattttgtatgagtTGAGTTAGTAGTTCTAAATGCTTTcggataaaaaaagaatagtttaaattcaaaacaggatttttaaattcatatttttaaaatataaacatttatttagattGAGCGATGCAACTTTTTTTTGAACGGAATAGTATCAACAGCTAGAAATGGCGAATATTTAGACTCCAGAAAAGTGATGCATCTACTAAaagtaagtaaaaaatttaaaaaatctattgtaataaaataacgcttttgtaaatttttcaccgtaaaaataaagatttttatttttgcatttaattCACCTTTAGTGTCAAATTAAATTGGTGttcaatcaatatttaatttttaaaaaacatatggacagttatcgttaaaaataaaaaacaaaataaccaaaaagTAGATTTGtgctttatttttacattaaaataaattataaaattcaaaagtaacaattttcaaagagttttataaaaaatttttataattttatagacgGGCAAATCTACAAAGTTGTATATACGtcttattcaattaaaatatctattgtttttttagaagtttatttttcatacaaaatgtattcacgGCATTATCTCTTatagataaaacaatattatttttcaaaaaccaatTATAATTCTACAATCAAGCTATAactgcatatttttatgaaaaccaTGAATATACAGACTTgttatgctattatattataataaaattatgatttttttatagaacccCGTTGAAGACGGTGGCTATTGGAATATGGCAgtcaatattatcaaaaagtaTGGTCTTATGCCAAAACTTAGTTTTCCAGAAAGTTATAATAGCGAAGACAGTGAAGAACTTAATTGCATTTTGAACAGTAAAGTaagtttaaactatataatatttaattgagtatgaaatcattaaaataataacagttaaaaACATGTAACTGTTAAAATGTatctcattaaaaatattattttatcaaacgtAAAAAGTGCTTATAGCAGCTTAtcagcaatataataatatgtgttatattaaatattgcttAAAAGTCCAAATGCAGTGGAAATTTATaacgatttttgttattttgtagtgacttgaaaattattttctgtagAAATTTGAATCATTCCACAATTcactataacataaatttacatttttatacgcaatacaatgttttttatgtatttttactaattttaaaagatttttaccacgaatctaaatttacataaaatatgtggaAAAGTACATAGGTCGGTGTGTCGgtcatgatttataaattcattatgatAATAGAATTCGTATgcaatgaattcaaatttaatatatctactCTTAATGACGCGCGAGTTTCTCtcaaaacttattatatactatagagCTACTTTCTtggttttttctaattattttttgtgatttctTTAAGTAGGTTATTACGGTAGAGTAAGCTGGGTCtagcatattatgttatatatattatatataatgaaaccCCGCATTTACGTCTTACGAAAGTTGTATTCTTATATACTGTGGTATACTGGTATACCTAGAAAATTAATCAACTTTCAactgtttacaaaaatatatatattattctaatattaatttaggaaTTCTGTGTACCAGATATGAGCTTAGCTCAGTTGGTTTATGTTATATCATGTTTATCagctcttattattattgtattaaaattaaattacgttgaaataaaatatcatatcatattatcaaataGGTTACGAAAATTTAAGGGACGGCTCTGGATttaccataaattaaaaatttatgaaatgtataaaaataatatatttgttaataaactaCTTAAGTaagagttttatattatagctcCGAGAATTTGCCATTGTTTTACATGATATGGTGACCAACAACGATACGAAAAGTAATATTTCTGACCAAATCGAAAAGAATATGTCTATTGTGTTCAGAATTGTCGGAGTATGTTTGGGCATTCCGAAACAGACCTTTAAGTGGTATTATCGCACAAGTGCTAATGAACCTTTACTCTACTCCGATATTACGCCGCTTGAGTTCTACAACACAATGGTCGAGCCGATTTTTCACCTCGAAGACAAGGTgtctatattgtttttatttcacaaaCTACATCGATAACtatatacaattcaaaacttccaaaatatttttattttttcccgtCACAGGTCTCTTTGATATCTGACCCAAGAGCCAATAATGAATTCGGTCGATTGTACACGTTGGATTTGGTCGGGAACGTTATAGAAGGCTCTAAAATCGCGCGCAACAATCAACCTATAGAAGTGTTGTTGGAAGCGTGCAAACAATCGATCGCCAGGCTTGGCGAACCGGTTTGGTACAGTTGTGATGTGAACCAGAGATTTTCGAACGAACTTGGGCTTGAAGACTTAAGACTGTACGCTGTACCTACTGTGAATTCCGTTATATATGAATCGTGTTAGATacttatactgttataatattatttagacatGACATAGAGTCAATATTCGGTACCGATACATCAATTCCGATGACCAAAAGTGAACGAATTTTATCCCACGATTCATATCCAACGCACGCAATGGTATTGACTGGATTCTATGAAGAAGTAATCCAATACTACGCTAACCTACATAAcacatacctatacctatacatttacaatttgtttttttaaataaattttgtatattatgtacgaaaaaaaaaaaacaaaaaccatgacatatcaaattgtaatattaaacgcCATCATcatgcgtattataatattataataccttagCTGCcttcactataaaatataatacaatggaCAACTCTTTATTTCAGAACAATGAAGTTACACGGTGGCGCGTGGAAAATTCTTGGGGTATACACAATACGGACATGAAAGGGTATCTAATGATGACCACAGAATGGTTTAAAGAATACGTTTTCGAAGTTATTGTCGACAAGAAATTACTGCCAAAATGTGTTCTGGATGTATTTAGTCAGGAGCCAATAGTATTACCCGTTTGGGATAAGCTCGCGGATCTCGTTAATTAGTGAACAAATATCACTATTTAAACAAGCCTAATTTTAATCAGTTTATACTTCGATTAAACGTTAATATcgtatttgtgttattttattgagttaaaacttaataaattattatatattcatattaaatggAATACAAATGAGCGTTGTTTCTTACACAACACGTAAATGTTGTTCTACCATAAGCGTTTatcatttattcaataataaattattctcaaAAAACTGTGCTTATTCGTTATTGACACtttgaataacaaattttGATATATGAATGTCAATTAATCACTAaacaatatatctatataatgtattcattaaaTGCAAATTTTCACTATAATCGTTATGATCAGGATTCAGATTTTATAgcactaaatataaattaaatatgtgctACGacctaaaaatcttaaaataagcGATATAATATGccttaaaaacatgaaaaatagcaaaaataaagatgtattttgttcataattaaaaaagaattatatttattaactaaagaTTATTTATGAGTTAATAGGTacagttaatagttatagagTATAACtcaggtaaaataatttaatatattatttaattaaaaactaatgtttgtttacattttttaattactaaaattacttGAATTAGACATGGCGactattcaaaattatctggaaataagaataaaataaaataaattatattatttattaattaattaatatattaaattattttacctgaGTTATACTGtatgattaaatgtttttcctaatttgaaaatttgaaaatacaaaataaaacgttatattatgcaaattagtaaaaaatagcgctaaaaacctaaaatacttcaaatatgcaaaaaaatcaatttaaaatttcatatttggaGTCCCTGGtgcataaaacaaatatataactcATTCTGCTATTTTTGTCTGTATCCCATAATAATTAGCAAATGCTATATAATCCGAACCCtggttatgattataatattataatattattatttattattgaactgcaataacaaaaaatcaaacccaatactatcatttatttttttataaaacttcagGTATAGGCCTttggcatattatatttaaacatagttATCTAAATTACTCTTATCTTTTGTACATGATCATTCAAGTCTCTTTCGGTAGTAATATAGTGCAAAAATAAGAATTgttttctgtataatataatggatgaatacatattattatgaaaaaattggttgtcgtttagaaaaattatcagACAAACTaaatagctattattattttattattttaccaatgtaataattatataatgaacaatgtacaatatattttatcgtgataaaagtataatattatgcatcatAAAGAGTaggcttattaatatttagtaggtGATTCAattcaatgtaataattaaatacatttttaattttcgtaaAATATAGAGAGGGTAGAGAACATAATTTATGAAGTAACATCTTATATAACTccgaaatacaaattaaaactccatcaaataaacaatataactgCAAAAGCAGTAAgtataccaatataaatatatatatagtgtaaaatagtcatgattaaaataaatggtcaACCAGACCaattgaaactattttttttttctttagggACGACTAAAACTCGATGCCGCGTGAACGACACCGTTAATAAGGCCAAATGTGcatgcgtatataataatataaaaagagtACAGATCAAATGAATCACCAGCACCCTcaattacgttttattatcGCCCCCTCCGGGTCGTTGTTTTTCTCATTGTATTctaattaagattttattatcaGGACTGGATATTCCAGCACCGTGGGTACATGcaccctatatattattatattatatgtacgtcACGAGATTCGAGTTTAAGAATGAAAGAAACTTCGAACATTGCGTTATTCAAAAGCTGAACGCGTTAAGTTTTATACGTTGTACACACCTActcgtatattgtattatattgtattataactgtagggctcggaagttgatgaacttaaaacattaaaaaatgacctaaaaagaatatgtaaatatgacataaaaatgttaaaaaatgaacaaaaaaatttacaaatatttgttttaaattaataaaaatatattttttttaaattgttctctattttactataaaattctatatacaTCTATCaaagcttaaaaattactcaaaatatgacaaaaaaattacaaaaagtgtcttttaaataagatattacaaaaaaaaaaagtacaatttaggtataataatattcactacAACACAACAACGACGACTGTAATCGGCGAGATAAAATTGGATAGGAACTAATCTTAGTCCGTGGTAATTTCAAAGTTCTAAGTAAGTTATCGGCATAATGATAAGAAGTGAACAAAtgaaaaatcagtaaaaatgttgaaaaatgacctaaaaatgtcaaaaaatgatttaaaaagtaataaacaccaacaaatgaaaaaaaaaaatgcaaaataaaaattagttgttcTGATTTACATTCTAATGAAACACATTTGTGGCCAGGAGAGCATCGTCTAAaaagttccaaaaaaaaaaaaaaaaatgcatcaaCTTCCGAGCCCTAATTATAAGCGTTCCGAGCAACGGACAAAATGTAACGAAGCCGTTGGTGATGTTACTGTAAACCATTAATGTACCCGGATGGTTAGAACTGCTATTATGGAATTCATCACTTATTCttcgtgtatatattattatacatacagtaGGTTacctatattagtttttttcatgaaaaatcTGGGTGGTCTTGGACCAcggtacttataataaatatcgaaaTCACAAAAGGTTTgatcacaatatattatgggttttatttatctattcatATGTGTAATGGtacactttaaataaaaaaattaaaaaataataaaaatataataaaaataatataaattaagtattatacttaacaaCGCACTacatttcattattcattccattgttgtatacctaataaccTAATGTATATGTTGAGTTGAGTTCGGATTCTTTCCATCTATCTCTAaggaacatttattttaaatatgataataatattaaagatcaacaaaacaaaaaaaaaattagaaaaattagtgGGTTTTCCGGAAAAATAAAGACattttggttaaaataaaaatgtactaaaataaatttttagaaaaaatttattattacctatattttagcATACaagtatcaatttaaaattactaattaagcacacacaaaaaacaccaataaatatattaatataatacattcttATTTTACATGTTACATGTCATgagtcgttaaaaaaaaactcgtgtgttatatataactaaaacaatagtgcaataaaaattcaacGATTGGCTTTAGTTTTAGAAATAAGTAAAGCAATTTCAAGTCAGTCCGTACTTTGTATTACATAGTCCTAATTTACaaagtttgtaaattatattacagcttaattttttactaaaaattgttttaatttaaaataattaagtgtttttgtctattttttatgttttttattcaatttaagttgtaaataacatattttaaaatttttatgaagtccttttttattctttaaaaacttCAGGTTTCTATATTTTCTGGGTTTCTGGAAAAAATACTTCGATCTCTAGATAATATGATCCGTTCTgtattaatagattttcaaAGCTGTAGTCATATTTTGATTCTTTTTTCGTGCCCAATTTATTAACCGTGTCTCATGTTCAATTTGAAATCGGTTTATAGTCATCCACTATAGGAAACCTATCCtatgatttattgtaatttaatttaaattataaatgtacactaaaattatttataatttataaacatgtgTTAATCTTCCCTccccaaaaaataataatcatactgCCACTGGATTTTGcaacaattttgatttgtttacatcaatttaaaaattacagcaaaaagtatttgaaaatgtccCATACTTATTCCCTTTTTATAATCgacaaaaaatgattatccataataaactaaatgcaAGGCTTAGGGACGTATTTTTATGGATAAGGAAGGCAGAAAAGTTTGCCACCTATATATTTCTAAGAGACATATAGGCCATATagaggtataaaatattttttttttaattaaaacctaTTATGTAAAAGATTAACTAATGTACTAATAACCTATACCAATAAACCTTGCACACCTATCAAAACTGTCCATAAACTCAAAAaagtgttaatttattaataagcatCTTAAACTTATAgccttaaaaaaaacttattgccCATGATTGCTGCAAGATTACAAAAGAAAACCgacgtttttttaatatccaataatataaccatatattattccgcaaattatattattttaatcatgttgaaaaccattttttttagtaattctgCGCTCAGTAGTTTCATAATTTTTGGTCgtttgatacataatatttaatgaacaatgaaaaataaggaattgaaatttgaaacttttaaataatgaaaaataaaactgtcttattaataaaaaaatacatgttatgTAGTCTAAAAATTGCTTGAATtcgaaaataatcatatataacattataaattatacgaatatCGTATATGAACGGgagaaatgttaaaatgttctttgtatattattttattatacattttaatacacaatgttt
This genomic stretch from Rhopalosiphum maidis isolate BTI-1 chromosome 3, ASM367621v3, whole genome shotgun sequence harbors:
- the LOC113558079 gene encoding bleomycin hydrolase-like codes for the protein MSIVFRIVGVCLGIPKQTFKWYYRTSANEPLLYSDITPLEFYNTMVEPIFHLEDKVSLISDPRANNEFGRLYTLDLVGNVIEGSKIARNNQPIEVLLEACKQSIARLGEPVWYSCDVNQRFSNELGLEDLRLHDIESIFGTDTSIPMTKSERILSHDSYPTHAMVLTGFYEENNEVTRWRVENSWGIHNTDMKGYLMMTTEWFKEYVFEVIVDKKLLPKCVLDVFSQEPIVLPVWDKLADLVN
- the LOC113558080 gene encoding bleomycin hydrolase-like, with the protein product MVYKRVRGTIFCRITNIILTKIKKQRKITLTQLKRILCSKFGNNFFRKQNHKYILLNVMEYLLYTKKLSVSVGSTTDEHDSMETEVTVNNSELIIYYNVVTNELLSKFNDAFFSNPSNILAQNICTVYDPFQITLSRNRIQDQIVSDNYFSTRIKGCGNPIGDQKYSGRCWIFACLNVIRVPFMKHYKIPKFEFSQAHMFFWDKIERCNFFLNGIVSTARNGEYLDSRKVMHLLKNPVEDGGYWNMAVNIIKKYGLMPKLSFPESYNSEDSEELNCILNTPRICHCFT